In Desulfosalsimonas propionicica, one DNA window encodes the following:
- a CDS encoding phosphopantetheine-binding protein, which produces MNHESNFEQIVRGVAGIVIEELKLEDVTPETFDPDLDLVDEVGVDSMDLATVALVLQDEYGIRIDEEDYPKLKTLRLIAEYILENSPVKI; this is translated from the coding sequence ATGAATCATGAATCAAACTTTGAACAAATTGTTCGCGGGGTGGCCGGCATTGTCATCGAGGAGCTCAAGCTCGAAGACGTGACCCCGGAAACATTTGATCCGGACCTGGATCTGGTCGACGAGGTGGGAGTGGACAGCATGGATCTGGCCACAGTAGCGCTGGTGCTCCAGGATGAATACGGCATCCGCATTGATGAGGAAGATTACCCCAAATTAAAAACCCTCCGTCTGATCGCCGAATACATCCTTGAAAATTCGCCGGTGAAAATATAG
- a CDS encoding radical SAM protein translates to MKAASNPIQVPAGAGRPAKEWKFSDILASDPRIRQKWEKVRKYFFLRESTYDMTRKCNIRCEGCYYYQGEKAGATGIEDPEQWRRLMEKEKQRGITYVVLAGAEPSLVPELLDVCHDRIPLGCIATNGLIPIDKKVDYRIHVSVWGNDATSQQVRNAENMLSRQIQNYGNDPRAVFVYTFTRHNIGEAGEVMDQLAQNNCRATFNMFSAPAGYAGGLAHDAQSLEKTRQTMEEIGRQYPDHVIFSPYHRVVHTHRLGLHDLFSCPYPRANPSTDIGLGRSFRQYRADLTWKRDTACCVPDTDCADCRHYAAGSAVVTARMFRHAACPETFAAWLDYVDVYLAVWVRGYEKSPDLCDQHTAPPAHHLF, encoded by the coding sequence ATGAAGGCAGCAAGCAATCCTATCCAGGTGCCGGCCGGCGCAGGCAGGCCGGCAAAAGAGTGGAAATTCTCCGATATCCTGGCCTCTGATCCCCGGATCCGGCAAAAGTGGGAGAAGGTCAGAAAATATTTTTTTCTCCGGGAATCCACCTATGACATGACCCGCAAGTGCAATATCCGGTGCGAGGGCTGTTATTATTACCAGGGTGAAAAGGCCGGCGCTACGGGCATAGAGGACCCGGAGCAGTGGCGGCGGCTCATGGAAAAAGAAAAACAGCGGGGCATTACCTATGTGGTGCTCGCGGGGGCCGAACCTTCGCTGGTGCCGGAACTGCTGGATGTCTGCCACGATCGAATCCCCCTGGGCTGCATCGCCACAAACGGGCTGATCCCCATTGATAAGAAGGTGGATTACCGGATTCATGTATCGGTATGGGGAAACGATGCGACCAGTCAACAGGTCAGAAACGCCGAAAACATGCTTTCCCGGCAGATTCAAAATTACGGAAACGATCCCAGGGCCGTTTTTGTTTATACCTTTACCCGGCACAATATCGGCGAGGCGGGAGAGGTCATGGATCAGCTGGCGCAAAACAACTGCCGGGCGACATTTAACATGTTCTCCGCCCCTGCGGGCTATGCAGGCGGACTGGCCCATGATGCGCAGTCTTTGGAAAAGACCCGCCAGACCATGGAAGAAATCGGCCGGCAGTATCCGGATCATGTGATTTTCTCGCCTTATCACCGGGTGGTGCACACCCACCGGCTGGGCTTGCATGACCTGTTTTCCTGTCCGTATCCCAGGGCCAACCCGTCAACCGATATCGGCCTGGGACGCAGTTTTCGGCAGTACCGGGCGGATTTGACCTGGAAACGTGATACCGCCTGCTGCGTGCCGGATACTGACTGCGCCGACTGCCGCCATTATGCCGCAGGCAGCGCGGTTGTGACCGCCAGGATGTTCCGGCACGCCGCATGTCCGGAAACGTTTGCGGCCTGGCTGGATTACGTGGATGTTTACCTGGCCGTGTGGGTGAGAGGGTATGAAAAAAGTCCGGATCTGTGTGACCAGCACACGGCCCCGCCCGCACATCATCTATTCTGA
- the larE gene encoding ATP-dependent sacrificial sulfur transferase LarE, with product MADHNPLNRKKKRVQQQFQDVDSLAVAFSGGVDSSLLLALAREVLGDRVVAMTAVSSLMPRREVDEAVKLAGMLGVSHRLVRVEGLFVVDFTQNSANRCYICKKILFSKMFEFMREQSVTCMAHGANADDMADFRPGMQAAEEMGVLAPLRDAGLTKAEIREMARQAGLSNWDRPAAACLASRIPYGMEITHKRLEMIEIAENTLTALGFSGFRVRHLGDTAKLELRPAEFDRLLNPERRLKIVSALRRAGFDYVTMDLEGYGSGRMNRSLS from the coding sequence GTGGCGGATCATAACCCATTAAATCGCAAGAAAAAGCGGGTTCAGCAGCAGTTCCAGGACGTTGACAGCCTTGCCGTGGCATTTTCAGGCGGGGTGGACAGCAGCCTTTTGCTCGCCCTGGCCAGGGAAGTGCTCGGCGACCGGGTGGTGGCCATGACTGCGGTCTCTTCGCTGATGCCCCGGCGGGAAGTGGATGAAGCGGTCAAGCTCGCAGGCATGCTCGGGGTTTCCCATCGCCTGGTGCGCGTGGAGGGGCTGTTTGTTGTTGATTTTACACAAAATTCAGCCAATCGTTGCTACATATGCAAAAAGATCCTGTTTTCCAAAATGTTTGAATTCATGCGCGAACAAAGCGTGACTTGTATGGCACACGGGGCCAATGCCGATGACATGGCCGATTTTCGGCCGGGCATGCAGGCAGCCGAGGAAATGGGGGTTTTGGCCCCCCTGCGGGATGCGGGCCTGACCAAGGCGGAAATTCGGGAGATGGCCCGGCAGGCCGGGCTTTCCAACTGGGACCGGCCGGCCGCTGCCTGTCTGGCATCCCGGATTCCCTATGGTATGGAAATCACGCACAAACGACTGGAAATGATCGAGATTGCGGAAAATACGCTGACCGCCCTGGGGTTTTCCGGTTTCCGGGTCCGGCATCTGGGCGATACGGCAAAGCTTGAACTGCGCCCGGCGGAATTTGACCGCCTGCTCAACCCGGAGCGGCGCTTAAAGATTGTCAGCGCCCTTCGCAGGGCCGGGTTTGATTATGTGACAATGGACCTGGAAGGCTACGGCAGCGGCCGCATGAACCGAAGCCTTTCCTGA